CCATTCAAGTAAGTTTATTATAAAACAATTAAAGGTACTAAAAGTACCGAAAATTAAATTATTTTAAACCAGCTGTTTGCCTAAAGCCGAGTGTGCTGGCTTTTAGCTTCAAAGAGTAGCTTTGTTCATATGCCTTCAAAATTTCTACATTCCAGCAAAAAGGCAGCTTTATATACTTAAATGTTTTGCCCGTTAAATAGTTGTAAAGATATTTTCGTTGGATAGATACTTATCGGTTATGTATTCATACCGTTTGGCATGGTTGGGTATTTTTCCACTAAACCCTGCATTTTTTAGGATCAATACACAAATGAGAAAATGCAACCGTAGGCTCAGGAAAAAAATTCCTTGAAGTCCTTTTCCATGCTGCCGAATGTATGCGCCCCTCCATGCAGGTACCTATTGCGGTCATTCAGGATTTTCTTCTCTTCGCTTGAAACTGTGTATCCCACAATTTCAAATGCCTTGCTTAGCTTATCGACATTCGGCGGTGCATTGATAGCTTCAATTTTTCTATAGTATGGGCTTAGTGCGTCCTTTGTCAAAGTGGGGTTCTCTGCAATGAAAGCATCCACTACGGCGGAAAGTTGACTAATCAACTTTTTTGCAAGCATGTCGTCCTCTATTGGTTTTAATGATTTATTGTTTTTTGACAGTGCGTTAGCTATGGCTTCAATGGTCACGTATTGAGTGGGGATTTTTATTTCGAGCGTCGCGTTCTGGTTACGTATCAGGAGGACCATGGCTCTTTGTAAATGGTCATCTGTATAGGCTAATTCGCATATCCTGGCAAACACCTCCGGCGCAATGGGATTGATATTGCCATATAATTTCCCCCTTTCCTCTTCAGCACCCTCATGATGCAGGTCCCGACTTTCCATGTCTATTCCCCAATAAGGATTTGTTGTGAAAGCGATGTATTGGTCTTCAACACCTTCCCCAAGTTTGAAGAAAGAAGTATTGGTTGGTGCCGTTAGATTGGAATCCTTACAGGAGAAAAAGTATCCTTCTTCCCCAGGGTAATAACCACACAGGAATGCGTAAGACATTAATACGCAGTTGGCACTTACCTGGAAATCCTTGAACGGTATTTCGTGCAGCACATCAATGAATATATAATAAATCCCGTCTTTCTCGACCTGGAACAGTTGGAATTCATTTCCCGATATAGACACTTTTATGAGCCCACCGAAAAGTCGGTAGTCACATATAAACGGTAGGCCAAAAAAATCCCTTTCCAATCGCAGGCGGTTCTTGGAGGGTATCGCAAGCCGATAATAAGACCTGTCATCATCTTTCAGTAGTGAAGTTGCAAAAGCATTGATTTCGCCTGAAATCACCTTAACCATATTATCATGGTCGTAACCAATGTTGTTAATCAGGAAATGTTTTCCGTCAACAACCCATTTCACATCATTTTTTTCCGATAAATTTAAGTGTTTGCCCCTTACTGAAAGCTCTTTGTGGGTTTGTTTGCCCGCTTCAATAACGGTAGTGGTCTGAAATTCAAAAACACCATCTGTTTTTGAGATCTTGATTATTCTTTTGTTGAAAACAGACCCTGCTATTTGAATTTCGACATCTTTGCTCTTTTCCATTTCTGCAATAGATGCAAAAAAGGGACTCAGTGATTTACGGATGTATCCTGCTTCCTTTATGATGTAGCGGTTGAGACTTGCACGGTTCATGTCACTATCGGTGGAATAAGGAAGACTTTTGATGAGTTTGATATATGCGTCCGAAAGATGATGCTCTTCCGCTCCCGCAACAATGAAATCCATGTACCAGTCATAAGGAAGAATTTCGCCCGACTCATCGATAGTATCAGCAATATAGGTAAATGCCTGCACTTCAGTCTCTGTACCTATTAATAGGACGTTGACCTCGGCCTCATGGTAACCTTTTCCCAATCCCTCTTCTTTGTCCAACTTAGGTTTCCTGGTTTCATCAATGTCAAACAAAATACCTTGTAGTATATCTTCCTGTTTGCCAGTGTAGAAGGCATTTGCTTTGGTAGAACCATCTTTGGAAACCTTGTGCAACGCGAGTTTATATTTGGGTAGGCTTGCAATACCAATCACCTGCACTTTACCGATACGTTTTTCAAGACGGTAGGTGAACATATTTGAACCATAAGCAAAATAGTACATATCAATATTTTAAAGGTTGA
This genomic interval from Chitinophaga horti contains the following:
- a CDS encoding gamma-glutamylcyclotransferase family protein, with the protein product MYYFAYGSNMFTYRLEKRIGKVQVIGIASLPKYKLALHKVSKDGSTKANAFYTGKQEDILQGILFDIDETRKPKLDKEEGLGKGYHEAEVNVLLIGTETEVQAFTYIADTIDESGEILPYDWYMDFIVAGAEEHHLSDAYIKLIKSLPYSTDSDMNRASLNRYIIKEAGYIRKSLSPFFASIAEMEKSKDVEIQIAGSVFNKRIIKISKTDGVFEFQTTTVIEAGKQTHKELSVRGKHLNLSEKNDVKWVVDGKHFLINNIGYDHDNMVKVISGEINAFATSLLKDDDRSYYRLAIPSKNRLRLERDFFGLPFICDYRLFGGLIKVSISGNEFQLFQVEKDGIYYIFIDVLHEIPFKDFQVSANCVLMSYAFLCGYYPGEEGYFFSCKDSNLTAPTNTSFFKLGEGVEDQYIAFTTNPYWGIDMESRDLHHEGAEEERGKLYGNINPIAPEVFARICELAYTDDHLQRAMVLLIRNQNATLEIKIPTQYVTIEAIANALSKNNKSLKPIEDDMLAKKLISQLSAVVDAFIAENPTLTKDALSPYYRKIEAINAPPNVDKLSKAFEIVGYTVSSEEKKILNDRNRYLHGGAHTFGSMEKDFKEFFS